Proteins from a genomic interval of Solea solea chromosome 10, fSolSol10.1, whole genome shotgun sequence:
- the LOC131466736 gene encoding mucin-2-like, whose translation TSPTTSTTPTITSPTTATTPTITSPTTSTTSTITTPTTSTTPTITSPTTSTTPTITSPTSSTTSTITSPTTPTTSTITSPTTSTTPTITSPTTSTTSTITSTTITSTTPTITFPNTSTISTITSPTTSTTPTITSTTTSTTSTITSPTTSPTPTITSPTSSTTSTITSTTTPTITSPTITSTTPTITSPTTSTTPTITSPTTSTTSTITSPTTSTTPTITSLSTSTTPTITTPTTSTTSTITSLTTSTTPTITSPTTITSPTTLTTSTITSPTTSTTPTITSPNTSTTSTITSLTTSTTPTITSPTTSTTPTITSPTTSTTPTITSPTTSTTSTITSPPITSTTPTITSPNTSTTPTITSPNTSTTSTITSLTTSTTPTITSPTTSTTPTITSPTTLTTSTITSPTTSTTP comes from the coding sequence ACTACATCAACTaccccaacaattacttccccaACAACATCAACTaccccaacaattacttcccccactTCATCAACTACttcaacaattacttcccccactACACCAACTACttcaacaattacttcccccactacatcaactaccccaacaattacttcccccacAACATCCACTACTTCAACAATTACTTCCACCACTATTACATCAACTACCCCAACAATTACTTTCCCTAATACATCAACTATttcaacaattacttcccccactacatcaactaccccaacaattacttccaccactacatcaactacatcaacaattacttcccccactacatcacctaccccaacaattacttcccccactTCATCAACTACTTCAACAATTACTTCCACcactaccccaacaattacttcccccactattacatcaactaccccaacaattacttcccccactacatcaactaccccaacaattacttcccctACAACATCAACTACttcaacaattacttcccccactacatcaactaccccaacaattacttccctctctacatcaactaccccaacaattactacccccactacatcaactacttcaacaattacttccctcactacatcaactaccccaacaattacttcccccacaacaattacttcccccactACATTAACTACttcaacaattacttcccccactacatcaactaccccaacaattacttcccctAATACATCAACTACTTCAACAATTACTTCCCTCACTACATCAACTACCCCAACAATTACATCCCCAACAACATCAACTaccccaacaattacttcccccactacatcaactaccccaacaattacttcccccacAACATCCACTACttcaacaattacttccccccCTATTACATCAACTaccccaacaattacttcccctaatacatcaactaccccaacaattacttccccgAATACATCAACTACTTCAACAATTACTTCCCTCACTACATCAACTaccccaacaattacttccccaACAACATCAACTaccccaacaattacttcccccactACATTAACTACttcaacaattacttcccccactacatcaactacccca